The nucleotide sequence AACCCCTTTGCCTTGCCATTTCCTCGCTGAATCCTGTACCTCCCATACGCCAGTTTACGCACTTTGTTATGGCACCATTAATAAAACCCGGATAGGAATAGTTTTTGCCGAGTATCCGGTAAGCGCATATTTTAGCCATAGGTACCGCATTTGTAGCAAGTTTCCCGCCCAGCGGTTTTTTGTCAATGTAGGAAATGTAACTCGTACAGTCGCCCACAGCATATACATCTTCAATATTAGTTTCCATATATTCGTTTACTTTTATACCGTCGTTATCAATCTCAAGCGGTGAGTTTTTAAAAATTTCAACATTGGGCTTAACACCGACACACATGATCACCATATCATTTTCTGCCAAAGTAATAGACTCATTATTGGAAAGCTTTACTTTTTCAACACGCTCTTTTCCTGTTAATTCATCAACTGCAACATTCAACTTCAGATTAATACCAAGTTCAACAATTTCTTTTTCCGGTAATTTGGAAAGTTCTTTACTTAGCATATTGGGAACCACTCTGTCCTGCATCTCCACAAGGTAAGTTTCGATACCTTTGTGCTTTAAAGCCACCGACATTTCTATACCGATGTTACCTGCACCAACAACAACTGCCTTTTCAGCACCTTTCTCCACGCATTCCAATATCTGATCTAAGTCGCTTTCCGTTTTTACAGATACGACATTTTTAAGCTCACCCCCGTCAATAGGAGGGATAAAAGGGGTTGCACCTGTCGAAATGATAAGTTTATCATAATTATAATTTCCGGAAAGTTCTGTTTTTACTACTTTATTTTCAAAATCAACATTGACAGCCTTATCTTTTACAAGTGTTGCTCCGGTTTCTGTTATCAAATTGTCACTCTTACGGACTTTCTGTCTATCCACTAAATCTTCTACAACATACGGCAGAGCACAATATATAACGCTGTAAGGCTCAGGACGTATTACAGTGACATCGATCTCAGGGTTATGCGCCTTCAACGTCTTAGTTGACTGTATACCGCCCGGACCGCCGCCAATAACCAGTACTTTCATAGCCACCTCCATTTATATATTGATATATGAATATTTGTATATTTATTTTTGGCATTTGTCAATTTATTTGCAAAATAAATAGCCAGAAGCTTAGCCTCATAAAACAGAGTGAAACTAAGAACTCCTGCTTTTTTTAAATATTAAGTATACCAATACCTCAAATACATTTTTTATATATAACGAAATAAAATACAAAAATGATAAAATAAAAAAATATTCTGTGTTTGCAAAATACAATAATTCTAATTTTTTTTAATAAAATATTTAGCGTTATAAGCTTATGCTGTTATAAACCAAACTTTTTACATGCAAACCGATATCCACCTTTACAAGCATATGATTATTACAAATCAAACTCAAAACTTGACTTCAAGGAAACACAGCAATATAATATAAATAAACATAAGTTCAAAAGGAGTTGCAAATGCCTCGTCCACCTAAAGAAAGATTGGTTATGCACCGGCCTCGGATTAATGAATTCGGGCCATACAATGACAACAAACCAAACAAAGATGAATCCTTAGAAAACAATGGTAATACGACAATTTTAACTCTTGATGAGCTGGAGGCAATGAGGCTTGCTGATCTTGAATGTTTGTCACAGGAAGAAGCGGCGGCACTGATGAATGTATCGAGGCAAACCTTCGGCAGGATAGTTGAAATAGCCAGAAAAAAAATGGCGGATGCTCTGATAAACGGCAAGATTGTCAAAATAGAGTGCAAAGAATACATAAGATTTTATAAGAGACATTTAAAATGCATCAGATGCGCCCATGAATGGGAAGATTCGGATGGTGCAAAAACAAACTACTATTGCCCCAAATGCAACTCTGATGAAATAATAAAAATGAGAAGGTGCGGTAAAGAGTGTAAATGCCCCTTAAAATTAACCGGCAATATACCCTAAATCCCTACCCGTTGTGTCTGTTATTGGCAAATGCTTTTAAAATTATTGTACAGAAATATCTTTTCAGATACCTTCTTTATTGGCATATGCCATAAATGCCTGATAATAAAGCAAAAAAAATATTGACAGCCCATTCCTTTAATTATATTTATCTATATTCAAACATATGGATAAAGTGAAACACCAAAACAAGGGGGCAAAATATGTCTTTATTGAAAACCAAGCTCAACAGGAGGAAGTTCCTTGCTTACAGTGGGGGTACTCTTGCAGCCGGGGCAATGGCTTCTAAATTCTCAACGATCAAAGCCGTTGCATCGGAACACGGTAAACAAAGTAAAGAGTCGGGAAGCAAAACTGTTCCCAGCGCATGTGCAATATGCGTCAACAAATGCTCTTTATTTGCCGATGTCAAAGACGGGGTAATTCATAAACTAAACCCCAATCACAACTTCTTTAAATCCAGGTCTATGCTGTGTGCCCGGGGGAATGTGGGAGCTAAAGTGCCCTACTCTCCGGACAGATTGAAAAAGCCTTTAATAAGAACCGGCAAACGCGGTGAAGGTAAATGGAAAGAAGTAAGCTGGGATGAGGCTTACGATTACATTATTGAAAATGTAATAAAACTGATAAACAAATA is from Flexistipes sinusarabici DSM 4947 and encodes:
- a CDS encoding FAD-dependent oxidoreductase, translating into MKVLVIGGGPGGIQSTKTLKAHNPEIDVTVIRPEPYSVIYCALPYVVEDLVDRQKVRKSDNLITETGATLVKDKAVNVDFENKVVKTELSGNYNYDKLIISTGATPFIPPIDGGELKNVVSVKTESDLDQILECVEKGAEKAVVVGAGNIGIEMSVALKHKGIETYLVEMQDRVVPNMLSKELSKLPEKEIVELGINLKLNVAVDELTGKERVEKVKLSNNESITLAENDMVIMCVGVKPNVEIFKNSPLEIDNDGIKVNEYMETNIEDVYAVGDCTSYISYIDKKPLGGKLATNAVPMAKICAYRILGKNYSYPGFINGAITKCVNWRMGGTGFSEEMARQRGFDIMTAVGETTTRFPMIPGATKVYVKLIAEKNTLRILGAEVVAGESVPQFIDVISFAIQKNSTAYDLFQFSYCAQPFQTFFPASNAIVQAAEKLLNS
- a CDS encoding DUF134 domain-containing protein, which gives rise to MPRPPKERLVMHRPRINEFGPYNDNKPNKDESLENNGNTTILTLDELEAMRLADLECLSQEEAAALMNVSRQTFGRIVEIARKKMADALINGKIVKIECKEYIRFYKRHLKCIRCAHEWEDSDGAKTNYYCPKCNSDEIIKMRRCGKECKCPLKLTGNIP